Within uncultured Methanoregula sp., the genomic segment CCGGTCAGTCCATGTCCCTGTGAGTGCGTTGACGAGCGTGGTCTTGCCATGGTCGACGTGACCCACGACGCCGATATTGACACTTGGAACTGTCACATCATGCAAATGAAATCGAACCTCCTTATACTATTTTCTGGTTGAATCAGCCATTGTATGATTTATTCTTATCAGGATCGAACGCACATTTTAGTTTCGCGCCTGTCGATCCTGGTGTCCTACCAATGGATAGGGACAAGTTCAATCGTACAAGTGATCATGATATTGCGGTTTGGGTTGATAAAAATACCCTCGCCGGATTACCCATGTTCTGATGCCAGGACACTCCGGAATATCCGGCTGCATTTCCCGGTTGGACCTTTCACTTATGGAACTACCCAATCCATCATACTCCTTATGTATCGAATGAGATCAGTCCGAGAAACCGGTTTTAGCCCGAAAATTATCCCCCACCTTCACAACTCTGGTCAATATTTTTAAGGGCCTCCTGAAGCCCGCTTCCCGCAGCAAACTCCCGCTCACGTTCAATGACCGTTTTTACATCTTCCTTTATTGACGTGGATAATGTTTCGCTTCCGGTCGCTAGGATGAGATGATCAATACGGTACAAAAGATTCGTGCTGTCCAGCTCGGCAAAGGTCTCACCCCGTATCTGTTCAATATGGAGAACTTTACCGGTAGTTCCTGTGCGGGGGTACCGGACTTTCATTCCAAGGGCAATCTCTTCAGCTAACATACCGGAGTATGAGCATATCCCTCCATATAAGCATTTTTTGTTTTGCAGAATCCCCATCGTGTTCCAGAACTCGATATCAATTACCGGATTTTACGGTCTTTCTAAAAAGTATCCCTGAAAATAGTTGTAATAAAAAAATTACTAGAGTGTCAGGCCCTGCATGACGGCCGCTTCGGAAACATCATACTGCTGCCCCGAATCTACGATCTGATATTTCCCGGTGGTTTTCACGCCATATGGGTTGCCTGTCGTCGAATATGGTACAACGAACTCCCCGTTGATGCTTGACTGGCGGTAGGTGAAATTTCGTCCCGTGTTGGTGACAACCGGGACTTCTATGATTCCCTGTCCTTTGATGTGGGCTCCTTTTACATACTCGAAGACTTTCACGTATTTTATATCAGCCGTCTTTGAATTGAGGACATTTGTCGGGGATTCATGGACAAGCCGGTAATGGCGAAGGGCCGGGACTTCATCAACGGGAAGAATGAGCGACGGGCTCAGTGCCTGCGCGTGATGTCCTGCCTGTGCATCGATATTATATTGCTCTGCGCGGTGGATTGCATCGGTTGAATTTGTCACCTCGGCATTGGTCATAACGGGCACGGAAACGTGTGTCACTTCAGGATCTGCGTACTCGACATAATAAACGGTTGAGGGTTTTGTGAGGGAACCATCGAAATTGTGCAGTTTTGAGATCATTGTCTGGTAATACGGCTCCGCATTCAGCATAAACGACTCATAATTGTTGGGATCGTCCCTTCCCGGTGAAAGGAGGGTAACTTGGTAAGGCTTTCCTGCGTCTGTTGAATTATACCATGTTGCCATTGCCCAGAATTTGCCCGTATCCATCTCGGCATCAGTAACGATGTATCGCGTTCCATCATGATCGAGGATGGTATTGGCTGTATTTTCAGAAGTTGACATGAAATACGCGGCCGATCCATCCGGCCCGGCAACTCCCTGCTGGAACGGGTTTGCATTCGGGATTCTCTTGGCGATATACGTGATCATGTGGCCATAATCCCACCAGGACATTACTCCGTACGACTGGTTGGGGTATTGGAATGTTTTTGGATTATATATGGTGAAGTAATTTACTCCTGTCTCCGGCGTATTGTTTGCCATCCAGTCGAGTGACTCGCGCCAGTCCGGGTTCATGTGCAATGGATCATCTGAAGCACTCATGTAACTGAGGGAAACTGATGCGTAAACGAAGAGGAGGCTTACAAGCACACCCGCTATAAACAGACCGACCGCAAGATAATTTGTCTGCGGCGAGGTGGTCCCTTTTTTCTGAATATTTCTCTGTTTTTTACTGCGTGCAGCGGGACTTTCTTTATAGGAATCCCCGCCCACGTTTGCAACTGTCTCCCCGGGCTTATTCATCACGATATGGCAGATGTCACGCCCTCCGCGGGTGACGACAAAACTCGTGCATACTGCCGCGAGAAGGGCCACATTGATAGCAAGATAATATTCGTACCGGATATGCTGCCATGTGGAAAAGAAAATGATCAGCGACCAGACCAGTACGAATACCTGTTCCGGATGCTCGTCACGGATGTTATTGTACATCATGACGATAATGCCTCCCAGCATCAGGAGGAGGCCGAAATTGAATGTCGTCCAGGCAAGTGCTGTTGACCATCCCCGTGCTTCCTGAACGGTATTCGTTTCTGCTGCCTGTCCAAAGAACGCAAAGAGACTGTTTATGAGAAGTCCGTATATCTGCGGGTTGAAGACGTAGAGAATGAGGGCAAATATTACTGCGCACCCTGCAAGAATTGCCGGGAAATAATACCGCTCTTTTGTTTTAAGTACTCCTGCAAGCAGGTACAGAAATGCAGTTCCCACGATCAGGCTGATGTATGCATAGATGTGTCCAATCGAATACGTGGAAAGGTCTAATCCTGTACTCTTGAAACCGAAGAGAACAAGACCCCCCATTGCAATGAGGAAGATGACACTGTTGATAATGAGCAGGTATTCACTTGTCCGGCCACGGAAATGGTCGATGACAAACTGTAGTAACGTGAATGCTCCTACGATCATTGCAAAGAGAATCATTGTGGGCATAACAAGCAGGCCGAGAACATAGGCAACACCCGCAATACCGGAGAGGAGGAGTGTTTTCTTATATGTATGAACATTTTTGAGATCTACTGCGCTTTCTTTCTCGGACAGGATTGCATACATGTAGAACAGGCAGAAGATTGTAGAAAAAAGGACTTCTGCTATATGGTGGTCCATGTAACCATACAGTGACCTGAAGAAAAACTGGCCTGTAACGATTGCAGTGAATCCGGATGCAATGATACCGGTTTTCCAGTCGCCACAGCACTTTCCCACATAATACATGATGGCAACGATCATCGCAGCCATCAATGGGGGAATAACGAGTCCGATACTAATGATTTCAGGGCGGGTTGAAGCCCCGGTCAGAAGACAACAGCCAGCAATGATCGTGGGAAAAAGCGGACCCCAGTATATGGTTGAACCCGCAGGGTAGAGGGTCATCGGATCAAACCATGCGTAGTTTGGGAA encodes:
- a CDS encoding DUF2098 domain-containing protein, with the protein product MLAEEIALGMKVRYPRTGTTGKVLHIEQIRGETFAELDSTNLLYRIDHLILATGSETLSTSIKEDVKTVIEREREFAAGSGLQEALKNIDQSCEGGG
- a CDS encoding oligosaccharyl transferase, archaeosortase A system-associated, producing the protein MVFPDLKNHRQYLIFGLVAIFSLFALWIRLIPLLTMGKTDILMMVGSDDPLYNLRQVEQILANFPNYAWFDPMTLYPAGSTIYWGPLFPTIIAGCCLLTGASTRPEIISIGLVIPPLMAAMIVAIMYYVGKCCGDWKTGIIASGFTAIVTGQFFFRSLYGYMDHHIAEVLFSTIFCLFYMYAILSEKESAVDLKNVHTYKKTLLLSGIAGVAYVLGLLVMPTMILFAMIVGAFTLLQFVIDHFRGRTSEYLLIINSVIFLIAMGGLVLFGFKSTGLDLSTYSIGHIYAYISLIVGTAFLYLLAGVLKTKERYYFPAILAGCAVIFALILYVFNPQIYGLLINSLFAFFGQAAETNTVQEARGWSTALAWTTFNFGLLLMLGGIIVMMYNNIRDEHPEQVFVLVWSLIIFFSTWQHIRYEYYLAINVALLAAVCTSFVVTRGGRDICHIVMNKPGETVANVGGDSYKESPAARSKKQRNIQKKGTTSPQTNYLAVGLFIAGVLVSLLFVYASVSLSYMSASDDPLHMNPDWRESLDWMANNTPETGVNYFTIYNPKTFQYPNQSYGVMSWWDYGHMITYIAKRIPNANPFQQGVAGPDGSAAYFMSTSENTANTILDHDGTRYIVTDAEMDTGKFWAMATWYNSTDAGKPYQVTLLSPGRDDPNNYESFMLNAEPYYQTMISKLHNFDGSLTKPSTVYYVEYADPEVTHVSVPVMTNAEVTNSTDAIHRAEQYNIDAQAGHHAQALSPSLILPVDEVPALRHYRLVHESPTNVLNSKTADIKYVKVFEYVKGAHIKGQGIIEVPVVTNTGRNFTYRQSSINGEFVVPYSTTGNPYGVKTTGKYQIVDSGQQYDVSEAAVMQGLTL